A window from Rhizosphaericola mali encodes these proteins:
- a CDS encoding amidohydrolase family protein → MIVKKLKLGALFTLCLGVSVSQAQKSYLIKNVNIIDGTGTPEQKESDVLIHGKYIAEVGKNLPATGAEVIDGKGKTVMPALISTHVHIGSLKGLTNKAENYTRDNILSQLNKYQSYGVEDILVMGSDRPLMFESGLRDSSAVGLLPGAKIFSAGYGFGLPAGAPPVEFAMDNVYRPTDPDQIPSEMDSLVKLNPFVVKLWVDDFNGKYKAKMSPVIYKKIIEEAHKRNLRVAAHVYYLNDLRNLVNDGVDIIGHSVRDSIIDDATIAEMKAKNVTYIPTLSLDEFAYIYSRKPEWVNNEFFKASLEPGVYEMITSKAYQDKIGKAPGHERDKKAFETALKNLKKVYDAGIFVSFGTDSGAMPLRAQGFSEHLELQLMTEAGLTPIEAIKVATLNAATLLHIEKETGSIQKGKLANFILVDGNPARKIKDTRKIDEVWKNGEIVSHGPLSK, encoded by the coding sequence ATGATAGTAAAGAAACTTAAACTGGGTGCACTTTTTACTCTTTGTCTGGGTGTGAGTGTATCTCAAGCGCAAAAATCCTACCTGATTAAAAATGTGAATATTATTGATGGAACTGGGACTCCTGAGCAAAAAGAAAGTGATGTACTTATACATGGAAAATACATAGCTGAAGTAGGTAAAAATTTACCAGCAACAGGAGCAGAAGTAATTGACGGTAAAGGGAAAACTGTGATGCCTGCCTTGATCAGCACACATGTACATATTGGTAGTTTGAAAGGATTAACCAATAAAGCAGAAAACTATACAAGAGACAATATCCTATCTCAATTAAATAAATATCAAAGTTATGGTGTAGAAGATATCTTAGTAATGGGATCTGATAGACCTCTTATGTTTGAATCAGGTTTACGAGATTCTTCTGCGGTAGGTTTATTGCCTGGAGCTAAAATATTTTCTGCAGGATATGGATTTGGTTTGCCTGCGGGTGCGCCTCCCGTAGAATTTGCGATGGATAATGTATATCGACCTACAGATCCGGATCAAATTCCCTCTGAAATGGATAGTTTGGTCAAATTAAATCCATTTGTGGTAAAATTATGGGTGGATGATTTTAATGGTAAATACAAAGCCAAAATGAGTCCGGTTATTTATAAAAAAATCATTGAGGAAGCCCACAAGCGAAATTTGAGAGTAGCTGCACACGTTTATTATTTAAATGATTTACGCAATTTGGTCAATGATGGAGTGGATATAATTGGACACAGTGTTAGAGATAGCATTATTGATGATGCAACCATTGCAGAAATGAAAGCGAAGAATGTTACCTATATACCGACACTGTCTTTGGATGAATTCGCGTATATCTATTCACGTAAACCAGAATGGGTAAATAATGAATTTTTCAAAGCGTCACTTGAACCAGGTGTATACGAAATGATTACTTCAAAAGCTTATCAAGATAAAATCGGTAAGGCTCCAGGACACGAAAGAGATAAAAAAGCATTTGAAACTGCATTGAAAAATTTGAAAAAAGTATATGATGCAGGTATTTTCGTTTCTTTTGGTACTGATTCAGGTGCGATGCCCTTGAGAGCGCAAGGTTTTTCTGAACATTTGGAATTACAATTAATGACCGAAGCCGGTTTGACCCCTATAGAGGCGATTAAAGTGGCGACTTTGAATGCAGCTACATTACTTCATATAGAAAAAGAAACTGGTTCCATTCAAAAAGGTAAATTAGCCAACTTTATCCTTGTTGATGGTAATCCAGCCAGAAAAATTAAAGATACCAGAAAGATTGATGAAGTATGGAAAAATGGAGAAATTGTTAGTCATGGACCTTTAAGTAAATAG
- a CDS encoding L-dopachrome tautomerase-related protein, which yields MKKKVFGLFILATTLLGLRLQAQKLSPLPDKVSVVAAINSPNPDPSGIALSSSGRLFLGFPRHADNHTSFALAEYLDGKLIPFPSKEYVYPSLKPYTDWLVSPHGIFMDKNDVLWVLDDGKRAGIKEIPEGAGKVVGIDIKTKKIIASVPISKNVMSNETHLNDFRVDLTHGAKGTAYIANSGFGERYSLIVVDIASGKCREVLLNKPCVSPEPGFMAFLEMEPHVMDVKKQTFPIGGPDGITLSSDSKKLYWTAISSRKLYSISTDTLSNQSLEESAIEKAVTFEGEHPACDGMASDEQGNLYFGSFEQLSTIKRTPDGQYTLLAHDIRFAWQDGLAYHDGYLYMTLGQWNRLPGFNNGKDLRQPPYLVVKVKTK from the coding sequence ATGAAAAAAAAAGTTTTCGGTTTATTTATATTGGCGACAACATTATTAGGGCTTAGGTTACAGGCGCAAAAATTATCACCACTACCTGATAAGGTATCTGTAGTGGCTGCAATCAATTCCCCCAATCCTGATCCATCTGGTATTGCTTTGAGCAGTTCAGGACGTTTATTTTTAGGATTTCCAAGGCATGCTGATAATCATACTTCTTTTGCATTAGCGGAATATTTAGATGGAAAATTAATACCTTTTCCATCCAAAGAGTATGTGTATCCATCCTTGAAACCATACACGGATTGGCTAGTTTCTCCTCACGGTATTTTCATGGATAAAAATGATGTGCTTTGGGTTTTAGATGATGGAAAACGTGCCGGAATCAAGGAAATTCCAGAAGGTGCAGGTAAAGTGGTGGGTATTGATATTAAAACAAAAAAGATTATAGCTTCAGTTCCGATCTCAAAAAATGTAATGAGTAATGAAACGCACTTAAATGATTTTCGTGTGGATTTGACTCATGGTGCAAAAGGAACAGCATATATTGCTAATAGTGGATTTGGTGAGCGATATTCTTTGATTGTTGTTGATATTGCAAGTGGTAAATGTAGAGAGGTTCTTTTGAACAAACCTTGTGTTTCTCCAGAACCTGGATTCATGGCATTTTTGGAAATGGAACCACATGTGATGGATGTTAAAAAGCAAACATTTCCAATAGGAGGACCTGATGGTATAACGCTGAGCTCTGACAGTAAAAAATTGTATTGGACTGCAATATCTAGTAGAAAGTTGTATAGTATTTCTACGGATACTTTGAGTAATCAATCTTTAGAAGAATCAGCAATTGAAAAAGCCGTCACTTTTGAAGGGGAACATCCTGCCTGTGATGGGATGGCATCTGACGAGCAAGGTAACTTGTATTTTGGTTCATTTGAACAATTAAGTACTATTAAAAGGACGCCAGATGGTCAATATACCTTATTGGCTCATGATATCAGATTTGCATGGCAAGATGGTTTGGCCTATCATGACGGATATTTATATATGACGCTTGGGCAGTGGAATCGATTGCCAGGATTTAATAATGGTAAGGATCTACGCCAACCTCCATATTTGGTAGTTAAGGTCAAAACGAAATAA
- a CDS encoding outer membrane beta-barrel protein: protein MKETLLCFCAIFLIAFSSKAQYSDDFYGKKPILVTISGGLNINMVRGKMDDYNRDAYNADLDANTVKDHHRLSYAGQINIQKQFTKTYYFKTGLGFINKRLDPQAGLSAFANPDKLDINYLQVPVLFGQNMVPFDRSNFNFAFEVGPVANFKLSDNSFAIAARQAQSKTFVFGLQAGADFSYHISHAVRFNLHYTIMQDLTSAQTQQISASNLTKPYSYKFQNHLIQVGLIYLLPKKAAQP from the coding sequence ATGAAGGAGACTTTACTTTGTTTTTGTGCCATATTTTTAATCGCGTTTTCATCCAAAGCGCAATATTCAGATGATTTTTATGGGAAAAAGCCCATTTTGGTTACGATATCTGGTGGTTTAAATATCAATATGGTTCGTGGAAAAATGGATGATTATAACCGAGATGCCTATAATGCTGATTTGGATGCAAATACTGTAAAAGATCATCACAGATTGAGTTATGCAGGTCAAATCAATATACAAAAACAATTTACAAAAACGTATTATTTTAAAACAGGATTGGGGTTTATCAACAAGAGATTAGATCCTCAGGCAGGTTTAAGTGCATTTGCCAATCCTGATAAATTGGATATTAATTATTTACAAGTTCCTGTATTATTTGGGCAAAATATGGTTCCATTCGATCGCAGTAATTTCAATTTTGCTTTTGAGGTTGGGCCAGTTGCTAACTTTAAATTATCTGATAATAGTTTTGCTATCGCTGCAAGACAAGCGCAGTCCAAGACATTTGTTTTTGGACTGCAAGCAGGTGCAGATTTCTCTTATCATATTAGCCATGCGGTACGATTCAATTTGCATTATACAATTATGCAAGACCTCACATCAGCGCAGACGCAACAGATCTCTGCGTCTAATCTAACCAAACCTTACAGTTACAAATTTCAGAACCATTTAATCCAAGTCGGCTTGATTTACCTTTTACCCAAAAAAGCCGCGCAACCTTAA
- a CDS encoding alpha/beta fold hydrolase: MRQSIKYKNSTIAFQRFGNGEKTVFCFHGFSLSSEEYAGLGKNIGESVSLFALDFPLHGETVWKENELLVEDFIQIFQSIYLQSTGIKLDKFWLMGHSLGGRICLTIYQNYSDRVERMILCAPDGLVIPIWYKMIFNFSALQGLFWLLCKSSKAMSLLGKIVYKLKLINKSAYNLIQSSLGSKELADLLFKRVMSTKKFQPNIATIKEKIATSKTKVYLFFGYYDSIIPKKLSKLIIDNQTKNFIYLEILQSGHMILDNENTFPYIRKSLQS; the protein is encoded by the coding sequence ATGCGTCAATCGATCAAATATAAAAATTCAACCATTGCATTTCAAAGATTTGGAAATGGAGAGAAGACCGTTTTTTGCTTTCACGGTTTTTCCCTTAGTAGTGAAGAATATGCAGGATTAGGAAAAAATATAGGAGAATCAGTTTCCCTATTCGCGCTTGATTTTCCCTTACATGGAGAAACTGTATGGAAGGAGAATGAATTATTAGTCGAAGATTTTATCCAAATTTTTCAATCCATTTACCTACAATCAACAGGTATTAAACTAGACAAATTTTGGTTAATGGGCCACAGCTTAGGAGGACGTATTTGTTTAACTATTTATCAAAATTATTCGGATAGAGTAGAGAGAATGATTTTATGTGCCCCAGATGGATTAGTTATCCCGATTTGGTACAAAATGATTTTCAATTTTTCTGCCCTGCAAGGCTTATTTTGGCTTTTGTGTAAATCGAGTAAAGCGATGAGTTTGTTGGGGAAAATTGTATACAAATTAAAACTCATCAACAAAAGCGCCTATAACTTAATTCAATCGTCCTTGGGTTCTAAAGAATTAGCCGATTTATTATTCAAACGTGTCATGTCCACCAAAAAATTTCAGCCTAATATTGCAACTATAAAAGAAAAGATTGCCACCAGCAAAACCAAAGTGTATCTATTCTTTGGATATTATGACAGCATTATACCAAAAAAATTATCCAAATTAATCATCGATAATCAAACGAAAAATTTCATTTATTTGGAAATACTACAATCAGGGCATATGATTTTGGATAATGAAAATACATTTCCCTATATCCGAAAATCCTTACAATCTTAA
- the pnuC gene encoding nicotinamide riboside transporter PnuC, producing the protein MNLQTIYEQFMNGVKMTTPLEFIAVITGIASTYFSKKEKIYVFPTGIVSTLIYIFISFKGKLFAEAGLNIYYTIMSISGWYLWTNKSFNDTQKPLLISYNRNKDWRNTILYFVIMWIALYFILHKFTSSTVPFFDALASSSAYTAMFLMNRKKVESWYFWILTDIISMPLYFSKGYVFTSVQFLVFLLISISGWISWHKTYTFNQVYKLNASIDQI; encoded by the coding sequence ATGAATTTGCAAACAATTTATGAGCAATTTATGAATGGTGTAAAAATGACTACACCATTGGAATTTATTGCCGTAATCACCGGAATTGCAAGTACCTATTTTTCCAAAAAAGAAAAAATTTACGTATTTCCTACAGGTATTGTCAGCACATTAATCTATATTTTCATAAGTTTTAAAGGAAAATTATTCGCAGAAGCTGGACTCAATATTTACTATACCATCATGAGTATTTCGGGGTGGTATTTGTGGACCAACAAATCCTTTAATGATACACAAAAGCCACTACTCATAAGTTATAATAGAAACAAAGATTGGAGGAATACAATTTTATATTTTGTTATTATGTGGATTGCTTTGTATTTTATCTTACACAAATTTACGAGTAGTACGGTACCTTTTTTTGATGCATTGGCATCTTCTAGCGCCTATACCGCTATGTTTTTAATGAACAGAAAAAAGGTAGAAAGTTGGTACTTTTGGATATTGACAGATATAATATCCATGCCATTATATTTTTCTAAAGGGTATGTGTTTACGAGTGTTCAATTTTTAGTATTCCTTTTAATTTCCATATCGGGTTGGATAAGTTGGCACAAAACTTATACATTTAATCAAGTTTATAAATTGAATGCGTCAATCGATCAAATATAA
- a CDS encoding AI-2E family transporter: MEKERHPFYLQLSLRLLSAVIILFLMYIGKGMLVPLCLAGIFTLGLATPCGWLEGKGFNKNLAAMTCVLLSLIIVALIIFFISMQMANFKEDLPKLKTQFNQGLAEGEKFLHDKFNVSHSSLVKYLSELEDTMLSHSSTVVGTTFATLTTVILYFVLVPIYTFLMLIYRGQVVKFLEESFEDKYKGHVTNIVKNTKFVIRSYVGGLGIEMLIVAALICIGLSVLGVKYAILLGILGAVMNIIPYLGIFTAILISFLITISTNGISTALLAILILAIIHMIDSNILLPKIVGSKVKINALVTIVVVILGENIWGIPGMFLSVPLIAILKVICDGSVGMKPWGILLGAEEKLKK, encoded by the coding sequence ATGGAAAAAGAAAGACATCCTTTTTATTTGCAACTTAGTTTGAGATTATTAAGTGCTGTAATTATACTTTTTTTGATGTATATCGGAAAAGGTATGTTAGTGCCTCTTTGTCTTGCAGGTATTTTCACTTTAGGATTAGCAACTCCTTGTGGTTGGTTAGAAGGGAAAGGTTTCAATAAAAACCTTGCAGCAATGACTTGTGTTTTACTTTCTCTGATAATCGTGGCTTTAATCATCTTTTTTATTTCTATGCAAATGGCTAATTTCAAAGAAGATTTACCTAAACTGAAAACACAATTCAATCAAGGCTTAGCAGAGGGAGAGAAGTTCTTACATGATAAATTTAATGTTAGCCACTCCAGCTTAGTAAAATATTTATCCGAATTAGAGGATACTATGTTATCACATTCTTCTACGGTTGTAGGTACTACATTTGCTACTTTGACAACCGTAATATTGTATTTCGTCTTAGTGCCTATCTATACCTTTTTGATGTTGATATATAGAGGTCAAGTAGTCAAATTTCTAGAAGAATCATTTGAAGATAAATACAAAGGACATGTAACCAATATAGTTAAAAATACAAAATTTGTAATCAGAAGTTATGTTGGAGGATTAGGTATTGAGATGTTGATTGTAGCAGCATTAATATGTATAGGCTTATCTGTTTTAGGAGTTAAGTATGCAATATTATTAGGCATTCTAGGTGCTGTAATGAATATCATTCCTTATTTAGGGATATTTACTGCGATTTTGATTTCCTTCTTAATTACGATTTCGACCAATGGTATATCAACCGCTTTACTTGCGATTTTAATACTAGCGATAATTCACATGATTGATAGTAATATTTTATTACCAAAAATAGTCGGAAGTAAGGTGAAAATAAATGCTTTGGTTACGATTGTAGTCGTAATATTAGGAGAAAATATTTGGGGTATTCCAGGAATGTTTTTGTCCGTACCGTTAATTGCTATTTTAAAAGTAATTTGCGACGGTTCTGTCGGTATGAAACCTTGGGGTATCTTACTGGGAGCGGAGGAAAAACTAAAAAAGTAG
- a CDS encoding SAM-dependent methyltransferase, translated as MLGKVYLVPTVLQDDDNALASLPSNVIDFVKDSQVIFAENIRTARRHLKKMDKDIVIDNFQWFEIGKAEEDVLNQFEKTLKAEKNISIISEAGCPGIADPGQFLVAKAQQLNAYIHPLVGPSSILLALMASGMNGQHFQFWGYLPVDNSDRRQKIKELENDATKRNCAQLFIETPYRNKPLVEEILKTCQPNSRLCVAVNITAENEKIITKSIKDWKKEKLDYLHKQPAIFIIDAGDGYKPKKH; from the coding sequence ATGTTAGGAAAAGTATATTTGGTGCCAACAGTTTTACAAGATGATGACAACGCGTTGGCATCTTTGCCAAGTAATGTAATTGATTTTGTAAAAGATAGTCAAGTGATATTTGCAGAAAATATACGTACGGCTAGACGCCATTTGAAAAAAATGGACAAAGATATTGTTATTGATAATTTTCAATGGTTTGAAATTGGAAAGGCAGAAGAGGATGTTCTTAATCAATTTGAAAAAACATTAAAGGCCGAAAAAAATATTTCCATCATTAGTGAAGCTGGTTGTCCAGGTATTGCCGATCCAGGGCAATTTCTAGTTGCCAAAGCGCAACAGTTAAATGCTTATATTCATCCTTTAGTTGGACCGAGTAGTATATTGTTGGCATTGATGGCGAGTGGAATGAATGGACAACATTTTCAATTTTGGGGCTATCTTCCAGTGGATAATAGCGATCGTAGGCAAAAAATTAAAGAGTTAGAAAATGATGCAACAAAGCGTAATTGCGCGCAACTTTTTATAGAAACGCCTTATAGAAATAAACCTTTAGTTGAGGAAATTTTGAAAACTTGTCAACCCAATTCACGTCTGTGTGTAGCTGTAAATATTACCGCTGAAAATGAAAAAATAATCACCAAATCAATTAAGGATTGGAAAAAAGAAAAGTTGGATTATTTACACAAACAACCAGCTATTTTCATAATAGATGCTGGAGATGGATATAAACCCAAAAAACATTAA